One window of the Hyperolius riggenbachi isolate aHypRig1 chromosome 5, aHypRig1.pri, whole genome shotgun sequence genome contains the following:
- the LOC137519433 gene encoding oocyte zinc finger protein XlCOF6.1-like has protein sequence MGDKGCRKCDLLKHQRGHTEECYLCPEFGKCFRQKADLLADQRSHTPECHYLCPECGKCFSWRSNLCRHHRSHTDKCPYSYSECGKCFSRKSNLISHQRSQTEECFFVLFPEGGKCFS, from the coding sequence atGGGTGACAAGGGATGTAGGAAATGTGATCTTCTTAAACATCAGAGAGGTCACACAGAAGAGTGTTATTTATGTCCCGAGTTTGGAAAATGTTTCAGGCAGAAAGCTGACCTTCTTGcagatcagagaagtcacacacctGAATGTCATTATTTGTgtcctgaatgtgggaaatgtttcagttggAGAAGCAATCTTTGTAGACATCATAGAAGTCACACAGATAAGTGTCCTTATTCatattcagaatgtgggaaatgtttcagcagGAAATCTAATCTCATTTCACATCAGAGAAGTCAGACAGaagagtgtttttttgttttgtttccagagggtgggaaatgtttcagttga